CAATCCTGCCCAAAAAGTTAAGCCTTTTATAGCCGAATTTGATTTAGAAACAGGTAAGAAATTGTCAGATATTCGTCTACCGAAACGCTATCTATTTGGAGAATCACAACCTCAAGGAATACGAGAAAACCAGGGGTTTGAATCTCTAACTATTAATCGTACAGGCTTACCAGAAGATCCTTTTCGCGTATTTACCGCTACCGAATCCGCATTAATTCAGGACGAATCTCCCGCACCTGAAGAACAGGCAAAGATTCGTTTTTTGCACTACGTCATTAATCCAGTGGGCGATCCTGTTGTAGTTGCCGAGCATTTATATTTACTTGAATCCGCACCCGTCGAAATTATCTCTAATGGACTAACTGAATTGCTGGCATTGCCAACGGAGGGGTATTTTCTAAGCTTAGAAAGAACTTTTGGCTTTGCTGGGGCAGGAGCAAAATTATTCCAAGTGGTAGTTGGTAATGCTACGGACACGACAAATATTGCCAGCCTTAAAGGAAATAAACCTCAGGTACAGCCTTTGAGAAAGAAACTTTTATTTA
The DNA window shown above is from Coleofasciculaceae cyanobacterium and carries:
- a CDS encoding esterase-like activity of phytase family protein codes for the protein MFRNFSLEFIDQYEIPKATYNSTLVGGLSAIAYNRDRDLFYVLSDDRGKHSPARFYTFKLKVKPSEAAQIEIESFEPQDVTILLDENGKQYQPGSIDPEGLAISPRNTIFISSEGNPAQKVKPFIAEFDLETGKKLSDIRLPKRYLFGESQPQGIRENQGFESLTINRTGLPEDPFRVFTATESALIQDESPAPEEQAKIRFLHYVINPVGDPVVVAEHLYLLESAPVEIISNGLTELLALPTEGYFLSLERTFGFAGAGAKLFQVVVGNATDTTNIASLKGNKPQVQPLRKKLLFNLEDLGIYLDNLEGMTTGPRLPDGSRSLLLISDDNFNDEQISQLLLFRLVENK